A single Bacillus sp. HMF5848 DNA region contains:
- the cbpB gene encoding cyclic-di-AMP-binding protein CbpB has translation MLSLDSNQFSQARIEHLLIPSEKVAHVQIGNNLNHALLVLIKTGYTAIPVLDMKFMLRGLISTNMILDSILGLERIEYEKLDVMKVEDVMNKEIPRLQLKDKLLKGLDLTVNHPFICVENEQGYFEGILTRRAILKQLNRHLRQLNKD, from the coding sequence ATGTTAAGCCTTGATAGCAATCAATTTTCTCAAGCAAGAATTGAGCATCTACTAATACCTTCTGAAAAAGTTGCTCATGTGCAAATAGGTAACAACTTAAACCATGCATTATTAGTTCTGATAAAGACAGGGTATACAGCTATCCCTGTATTAGATATGAAATTTATGTTGCGTGGGCTCATAAGTACCAATATGATACTAGATTCAATACTTGGCTTAGAGCGAATCGAGTATGAAAAATTGGACGTCATGAAGGTTGAAGATGTGATGAACAAAGAAATACCAAGATTACAACTCAAAGATAAGTTACTGAAAGGGCTAGACTTAACTGTCAACCATCCTTTTATTTGTGTAGAAAATGAGCAAGGATATTTTGAGGGTATTCTAACAAGACGGGCGATTTTAAAGCAGCTGAATCGTCATTTACGCCAACTGAATAAAGATTAA
- a CDS encoding MDR family MFS transporter — translation MKNSLKTNRPLVLASVILAMFLAAIEATIVSTAMPAIAADLEDFSLYSWVFSAYLLMNAVTVLIYGKLSDLFGRKPIIVFGIIIFMLGSILCGFATSMEMLIAFRFLQGAGAGAVMPIASTIVGDIYTKEERAKIQGYLSSVWGISAITGPALGGLIVEYLSWHYVFWINIPLGILAIMGIVLFLHEDITKKKHIIDYQGAVLLLISISTLMFVLVEGGVHYEWTSWQIITLSIVCLTATVLFFFQEKRAYEPMLPLDIWNNRSIVIANITALTTGAMLIGISSFLPAFVQGVMERTPIVAGFTLTTMSIGWPIAATFAGQMLLKIGYRKTAVLGGLGLLIGSSIFVTLTAEAGPVIAAVGSFFIGVGMGLTTTAFIVSIQTAVSWQRRGVATASFMFMRTIGSTIGAALLGGILNSRLYQHIASSNEVNSANLNLDATTVLLDAQRRSALPIELKQLLQEGLSIALHNVYVVVGIFALVSMVVIFLLPKSEESDNQSNQLKQTRTS, via the coding sequence TTGAAGAATAGCTTAAAAACAAACCGTCCTCTAGTGTTAGCCTCAGTTATTCTTGCTATGTTTTTAGCTGCAATAGAAGCAACTATTGTGTCAACGGCTATGCCAGCAATTGCAGCGGATTTAGAAGATTTTTCGCTTTATAGTTGGGTGTTTTCTGCTTATTTATTAATGAATGCCGTTACGGTATTAATCTATGGAAAGTTGTCAGACCTATTTGGAAGAAAACCTATTATTGTATTTGGAATCATTATTTTTATGTTAGGCTCTATATTATGCGGATTTGCAACATCTATGGAAATGTTAATTGCTTTTCGTTTTTTGCAGGGAGCAGGTGCTGGTGCAGTTATGCCAATTGCATCTACTATCGTAGGTGATATATATACAAAAGAAGAACGAGCCAAAATACAAGGATATTTATCAAGCGTTTGGGGGATATCAGCTATAACTGGTCCAGCTCTTGGAGGATTAATAGTTGAATACTTAAGCTGGCATTATGTGTTTTGGATTAACATCCCTCTAGGTATACTTGCTATAATGGGCATTGTACTATTTCTTCATGAGGATATTACAAAGAAAAAGCATATTATTGACTATCAGGGAGCTGTTTTATTACTTATTTCTATAAGTACACTTATGTTTGTTTTAGTAGAAGGTGGTGTCCATTATGAATGGACATCTTGGCAAATTATTACTCTTTCTATTGTTTGTCTTACAGCTACCGTTTTGTTTTTCTTCCAAGAGAAGCGTGCATATGAACCAATGCTTCCGTTAGACATATGGAACAATCGGTCAATTGTAATTGCTAACATAACCGCCTTAACTACAGGCGCTATGTTAATTGGGATATCGAGCTTTTTACCAGCATTTGTGCAAGGTGTAATGGAACGAACACCAATAGTGGCTGGATTTACGTTAACAACAATGTCAATAGGCTGGCCTATCGCTGCAACCTTTGCTGGACAAATGCTTCTGAAAATTGGATATCGTAAGACGGCAGTTCTAGGCGGATTAGGTTTATTAATAGGAAGCTCAATCTTTGTTACATTAACAGCAGAAGCAGGACCTGTTATTGCCGCGGTTGGCTCCTTTTTTATTGGAGTAGGAATGGGTCTTACAACTACTGCCTTTATTGTTTCCATTCAAACAGCTGTCAGCTGGCAAAGAAGAGGTGTAGCAACCGCATCTTTTATGTTCATGAGAACAATCGGAAGTACTATTGGAGCTGCTTTGCTAGGTGGTATTTTAAATTCTCGTTTATATCAACATATTGCATCAAGCAACGAGGTGAACTCAGCTAATTTAAACCTTGATGCAACTACTGTGTTGTTAGATGCGCAAAGAAGATCTGCTTTACCAATTGAACTAAAACAATTGCTACAAGAAGGACTATCGATTGCATTACATAATGTGTATGTTGTAGTAGGGATATTTGCACTGGTTAGTATGGTTGTAATATTTTTATTACCAAAATCTGAAGAGAGTGACAATCAATCAAATCAATTAAAGCAAACTCGAACATCCTAA
- a CDS encoding LysR family transcriptional regulator, protein MQLSEMEMLVVLANEMNMRKAAERLFVSQPALSQRLQSIEKSWGCQIFLRSQKGLTLTPAGERIVLYARNMIEQEAKLREELQFIDKEIYGTLRLAVASIIGQNWLPKILKTYVQAYPHARVSLLTGWSSEMVQSVYDDTVHLGIIRGQTDWKGFKEHILTDKLYLVDTEITNFNDVLKTERPFIQFKSDSSYYQEIQNWWHRQFQTAPKRTIVVDQIETCKQMTFHGIGYAILPSVILDESDIQINKIPLLDEYGMPMCRDTWVIGYESTMQLKQVQAFIDIVRAASTNE, encoded by the coding sequence ATGCAATTGTCTGAAATGGAAATGCTAGTAGTGCTTGCTAATGAAATGAATATGAGAAAGGCTGCTGAACGGTTATTTGTTTCTCAGCCTGCCCTTAGTCAACGTCTTCAATCAATAGAAAAATCATGGGGATGTCAAATTTTCTTAAGATCCCAAAAAGGTTTAACACTTACACCTGCTGGTGAACGTATAGTGCTATATGCCCGAAATATGATTGAGCAAGAAGCTAAGTTAAGAGAAGAGCTTCAGTTTATTGATAAGGAGATATACGGTACTTTACGACTAGCGGTTGCAAGCATTATTGGGCAAAATTGGTTACCTAAAATATTAAAGACATATGTACAAGCATATCCACATGCTCGTGTATCTTTGTTGACTGGATGGAGCAGTGAAATGGTGCAGAGTGTGTACGATGACACTGTGCATTTGGGTATTATTAGAGGGCAAACGGATTGGAAAGGATTTAAGGAGCACATTTTAACTGACAAGTTGTATCTAGTCGATACTGAAATAACAAACTTTAACGACGTACTAAAGACAGAGCGTCCGTTTATTCAATTCAAGAGTGACTCGTCATATTATCAGGAAATCCAAAATTGGTGGCATCGACAGTTTCAGACAGCTCCGAAACGAACGATTGTTGTGGATCAAATTGAAACATGTAAACAGATGACATTTCATGGTATTGGGTATGCTATATTACCATCAGTGATTCTGGACGAATCAGATATTCAAATAAATAAGATTCCATTACTAGATGAATATGGAATGCCAATGTGTAGGGATACTTGGGTTATTGGTTATGAATCAACGATGCAGCTAAAACAAGTACAAGCATTTATAGACATAGTAAGGGCGGCTTCTACAAACGAATAA
- the dapD gene encoding 2,3,4,5-tetrahydropyridine-2,6-dicarboxylate N-acetyltransferase produces the protein MNMMDANEIISFIQNSVKKTPVKVYVKGNVTGINFGDDAKVFTFGSESAVVFGEWKDVKVALDNNKGAIEDYVVENDRRNSAIPMLDMKNIKARIEPGAIIRDQVEIGDNAVIMMGASINIGSVIGEGTMIDMNVVLGGRATVGKNCHIGAGSVLAGVIEPPSAKPVIVEDDVVIGANAVILEGVTVGKGAVVAAGAIVIEDVPAYTVVAGTPARVIKKIDEKTKSKTEIKKELRQLNEE, from the coding sequence ATGAATATGATGGATGCAAATGAAATTATATCTTTTATACAAAATAGCGTTAAAAAAACACCGGTAAAGGTGTATGTAAAAGGAAATGTAACAGGGATTAACTTTGGAGACGACGCTAAAGTTTTTACATTTGGTAGTGAGTCTGCTGTAGTATTTGGTGAGTGGAAGGACGTAAAGGTAGCACTTGACAATAACAAAGGTGCTATCGAAGACTATGTTGTTGAGAATGACCGTCGAAACTCAGCTATTCCAATGCTTGATATGAAGAATATTAAAGCACGTATTGAGCCAGGTGCCATTATTCGTGATCAAGTTGAAATTGGTGACAACGCGGTAATTATGATGGGAGCTTCCATTAATATAGGCTCTGTAATCGGCGAAGGTACTATGATTGATATGAATGTAGTTCTTGGTGGTCGTGCGACGGTAGGTAAGAACTGTCATATCGGTGCGGGGTCTGTTTTAGCTGGAGTAATCGAGCCGCCATCTGCAAAGCCTGTAATAGTTGAAGACGATGTTGTTATTGGCGCAAATGCTGTAATATTAGAAGGTGTGACAGTTGGTAAAGGAGCTGTTGTAGCTGCTGGCGCAATTGTTATTGAAGATGTGCCAGCTTATACTGTAGTGGCTGGTACACCAGCGCGCGTTATTAAGAAAATTGATGAGAAAACTAAGTCTAAAACGGAAATTAAAAAAGAACTCCGTCAATTAAACGAAGAGTAA
- a CDS encoding N-acetyldiaminopimelate deacetylase, with protein MDQFDYIAIRRALHKIPEVGFQEYKTQQYLLNFLASLPSQRINVKTWKTGIFVKVNGTDPTRMIGYRCDIDGLPITEATNLEFSSTHDGFMHACGHDFHMTIALGILTHFVHHPVKEDLLFIFQPAEEGPGGAEPMLKSDIMQNWRPDFVFALHIAPEYPVGTIALREGLLFANTSELFIDLEGKGGHAAYPHRTNDMVVAASYLVTQLQSVVARNIDPLDSGVVTVGKLTSGTVQNIIAEKARLEGTIRTLTPTSMVLIKRRIEELTKGIEVGFSCKATIDYGSSYYQVYNDEELSRHFMNFANDLVNVIECSESMTGEDFGYMLKEIPGFMFWLGVNSPQGLHHAQLNPDEEAIPVAINLLVRYFNTIAS; from the coding sequence GTGGATCAATTTGATTACATTGCTATAAGACGTGCTTTACATAAAATACCAGAAGTTGGTTTTCAAGAGTACAAAACTCAACAATATTTACTCAACTTTTTAGCTTCTTTACCAAGTCAAAGGATAAATGTGAAAACATGGAAAACAGGTATATTTGTAAAAGTCAATGGTACCGATCCAACACGCATGATAGGATATCGTTGCGACATCGACGGATTGCCCATTACAGAAGCTACGAACTTAGAATTTTCATCTACGCATGATGGCTTTATGCATGCGTGTGGTCATGACTTTCATATGACGATTGCCTTAGGCATATTAACCCATTTTGTTCATCATCCTGTTAAAGAGGATTTATTGTTTATTTTTCAGCCAGCAGAAGAAGGGCCGGGTGGAGCAGAGCCAATGTTGAAATCAGACATAATGCAAAATTGGCGTCCCGATTTTGTATTTGCTTTACATATAGCTCCTGAATATCCGGTTGGAACTATAGCTTTACGAGAAGGATTGTTATTTGCAAATACATCTGAATTATTCATTGATTTAGAAGGAAAAGGGGGCCATGCTGCCTATCCACATCGCACAAATGATATGGTAGTTGCTGCAAGCTATTTAGTAACGCAACTACAATCCGTTGTAGCAAGAAACATTGATCCTTTAGACAGTGGAGTTGTTACAGTAGGAAAATTAACAAGTGGGACAGTACAGAATATCATCGCAGAAAAGGCGAGGCTTGAAGGTACTATTCGTACGCTCACACCTACTTCCATGGTACTTATAAAAAGAAGGATTGAAGAATTAACAAAAGGAATAGAAGTAGGATTTTCATGTAAAGCAACAATTGATTATGGATCTTCATATTACCAAGTGTATAATGATGAAGAGCTTTCACGCCATTTTATGAACTTTGCAAACGATTTAGTTAATGTTATTGAATGTTCCGAATCTATGACAGGAGAAGATTTTGGATATATGTTAAAAGAAATACCAGGTTTCATGTTTTGGTTAGGTGTTAACTCACCACAAGGTTTACATCATGCGCAACTAAATCCGGATGAAGAAGCCATTCCTGTTGCAATAAACTTATTGGTTCGTTATTTTAATACTATTGCTTCATAA
- a CDS encoding YkuS family protein yields the protein MQTIGVEGSLTNVQEALRQKGYNVVALKGEDDAKGCDCCVVTGLDSNIMGIANTVTAGSVIEANGLSADEVCQAVETRLR from the coding sequence ATGCAAACTATTGGTGTAGAAGGTTCATTAACAAATGTACAAGAAGCATTACGTCAGAAAGGTTATAACGTAGTAGCTTTAAAAGGTGAGGATGACGCTAAAGGTTGTGACTGTTGTGTGGTAACAGGACTAGATTCAAACATTATGGGTATCGCTAACACAGTTACAGCTGGCTCTGTTATCGAAGCAAACGGTTTGTCTGCAGATGAAGTTTGTCAAGCAGTAGAAACACGTTTACGCTAA
- a CDS encoding mechanosensitive ion channel family protein, which yields MDIQQQILNFDYYALLTKAGLLLLKLIIFYIVFLIVKSIGSKLITRLFDRLAEKRDMAPGRTKTLHKLVNNIFQYTLIFLFFVTVLEMFGIKMTAILAGAGIVGLAIGFGAQGLVSDVVTGFFILIEKQFEVDDYVTLASFSGIVEEVGLRTTQIRGFDGTLHYVPNRQIASLSNHSRGNMRALVDIGIAYDENIDHAIEVLQNTCDEIAKNEPALKEGPNVIGVQTLGASDVVIRIIAKTENMQQWAVERKLRKALKEALDKNGIEIPFPHQVYVEKSQQQ from the coding sequence ATGGATATTCAACAACAAATACTAAATTTTGATTATTATGCGTTATTAACTAAGGCAGGATTATTGTTACTTAAACTAATAATATTTTACATTGTTTTCCTAATAGTTAAATCTATTGGTAGTAAACTTATAACACGTTTGTTTGACAGGCTAGCTGAAAAACGAGATATGGCACCTGGTAGAACTAAAACACTTCACAAGCTTGTTAACAACATCTTTCAATATACATTAATTTTCTTATTTTTTGTGACAGTTTTAGAAATGTTCGGTATTAAAATGACTGCCATTTTAGCAGGAGCTGGAATTGTCGGACTAGCCATTGGATTTGGAGCACAAGGTCTAGTTAGTGATGTAGTGACAGGATTCTTCATATTAATTGAAAAACAATTTGAAGTTGATGATTATGTCACATTAGCAAGCTTCTCAGGTATCGTAGAAGAAGTAGGCTTACGCACAACACAAATTAGAGGTTTTGATGGTACGTTACACTATGTACCGAATAGGCAAATAGCTAGTCTCTCCAATCACTCTCGTGGTAATATGCGTGCCCTTGTTGATATTGGTATAGCGTATGATGAAAATATTGACCACGCTATTGAAGTTTTACAAAATACATGTGATGAAATAGCTAAAAATGAACCAGCTCTTAAAGAGGGACCAAATGTTATTGGTGTACAAACACTAGGGGCTTCAGATGTTGTTATCCGTATTATTGCTAAAACGGAAAATATGCAACAATGGGCGGTTGAAAGGAAATTACGCAAAGCCCTTAAAGAAGCACTTGATAAGAATGGAATAGAAATCCCATTTCCACACCAAGTATATGTCGAAAAGTCACAACAACAATAA
- a CDS encoding peroxiredoxin, with protein MAERMVGKQAPRFEMEAVLANGEFGKVSLEENMKNDKWTVLFFYPLDFTFVCPTEITAISDRYDEFEDLDAEVIGVSTDSKFSHKAWIDTPRDKNGLGGIKYPLAADLTHQISRDYGVLIEEEGVALRGLFIVNPDGELQYQVIFHNNIGRDVDETLRVLQALQTGGLCPANWKPGQNTL; from the coding sequence ATGGCAGAGCGTATGGTAGGGAAGCAAGCTCCACGTTTTGAAATGGAAGCTGTGTTAGCAAATGGGGAATTTGGTAAAGTTAGCTTAGAGGAAAATATGAAAAATGATAAGTGGACTGTCCTGTTTTTTTATCCGCTAGACTTCACTTTCGTTTGTCCTACAGAAATTACCGCCATTTCTGATCGCTATGATGAATTTGAGGACTTAGACGCTGAGGTTATTGGTGTATCTACGGACTCAAAGTTCTCTCACAAAGCATGGATTGACACACCGCGTGATAAGAATGGTTTAGGAGGTATTAAGTACCCACTTGCTGCAGATTTAACTCATCAGATTTCTCGAGACTATGGAGTTTTAATTGAAGAAGAAGGTGTAGCTTTGCGTGGACTATTCATTGTTAATCCTGATGGTGAACTTCAATATCAAGTAATATTCCATAACAACATTGGACGTGATGTCGATGAAACATTACGTGTTCTTCAAGCATTACAAACGGGTGGCTTATGTCCTGCTAACTGGAAGCCAGGACAAAATACTTTATAA
- a CDS encoding redoxin domain-containing protein: protein MKLREPIPELTGATTWLNRELTRDQLIGEKPTLIHFWSISCHLCKEAMPQVNQFRDNYKNQLNVMAVHMPRSEKDLDITEIEKVAKDHDITQPIYVDNDHKLTNEFENQYVPAYYVFDNTGQLRHFQAGGSGMRMLEKRVNRVLDEMNKTE from the coding sequence ATGAAACTACGTGAACCAATACCTGAACTCACAGGTGCAACAACTTGGTTAAATAGAGAATTAACGCGTGACCAACTAATAGGAGAAAAACCAACACTTATACATTTTTGGTCAATAAGCTGTCACTTGTGTAAGGAAGCTATGCCTCAAGTGAATCAATTCCGTGATAACTATAAAAATCAGCTAAATGTTATGGCTGTTCATATGCCTCGTTCAGAAAAAGATTTAGATATAACCGAAATAGAAAAAGTAGCAAAAGACCATGACATAACACAACCTATCTATGTTGACAACGATCACAAGTTAACGAACGAATTTGAAAATCAATATGTACCTGCATATTATGTGTTTGACAACACAGGGCAGCTTCGACACTTTCAAGCTGGTGGAAGTGGTATGAGGATGCTTGAAAAACGTGTTAACCGCGTTTTAGATGAAATGAATAAAACAGAATAA